Proteins found in one Pongo pygmaeus isolate AG05252 chromosome 8, NHGRI_mPonPyg2-v2.0_pri, whole genome shotgun sequence genomic segment:
- the LOC129044982 gene encoding serine/arginine repetitive matrix protein 1-like, with protein MPRSRAPAPRHTPFPPARPRGRSSSPTRSGSGLTTKMAARPASDKEEQPPRRRPPPPPGPKRKDNLPITESLLFPRIHYHQCPACECVSGRGESGRERRAGAQAAAAAGGGQPRHLGPARPRRLSAPPSYWRRRSRAISLRRHHAHSQPGQRRQLHGGTANRGEGGQDDASGSAPRRATASYAFSSSCSAASSPPPPAAGAAAAAWSFSSSSSSSSRRRRRRRWCRRCRSTNYIRATRTLPPSGNLGSFRRAPPLPPSAFLPAPRGSGTPPSANLGWLRPFSSEAWISSSRSVCLFLLFLTHKSGHRRSRLGIVSLGRLLEADPRGSGLRREGAAFRKRTVGREGSHRGLNKGGCSGCACAQRRRGRGCSRASSPAAASAPALSGGEVGNPLARPRADASRRAAWAAAAEAAFWGAGSVLRRPRAAAGSRNRARAAAPYRTPRAPPALGGAGAAASSPGAL; from the coding sequence ATGCCGCGAAGCCGGGCCCCCGCTCCCCGCCACACTCCGttcccgcccgcccgcccgcgcgGCCGCTCCTCCTCCCCAACCCGATCCGGATCAGGGTTAACAACAAAAATGGCGGCCCGGCCAGCTTCAGATAAGGAGGAACAGCccccccgccgccgccccccgCCGCCGCCCGGCCCGAAACGAAAAGACAATTTACCCATCACTGAGTCTCTGCTGTTTCCTCGCATACATTACCATCAATGCCCGGCCTGTGAGTGTGTGTCGGGGAGGGGGGAGAGCGGCCGCGAGAGGCGGGCGGGCGcgcaggcggcggcggcggcgggcggcgggcagCCCCGGCACCTGGGCCCGGCGCGCCCTCGGCGACTCTCAGCACCTCCCAGTTACTGGCGCCGGCGCTCCCGGGCCATCTCCCTCCGTCGACACCACGCTCACTCTCAGCCGGGGCAGCGGCGCCAACTACACGGCGGCACCGCGaaccggggggagggggggcaaGACGACGCGTCCGGCTCAGCCCCGCGGAGAGCCACTGCCTCCTAcgccttctcctcctcctgctctgccgcctcctcccctcctccccccgcCGCCGGCGCTGCTGCCGCCGCCTggtccttctcctcctcctcctcctcctcctcccgccgccgccgccgccgccgctggtGCCGCCGCTGCCGCTCCACCAACTACATCCGGGCAACTCGGACGCTGCCGCCTTCGGGAAACCTCGGCAGTTTCCGCCGGGcccctcctctcccaccctcGGCCTTCCTCCCCGCCCCGCGCGGGTCCGGAACACCGCCCTCGGCAAACCTCGGCTGGCTCCGGCCTTTCTCCTCTGAGGCCTGGATCTCCTCCTCGCGATCAGtctgccttttccttcttttcctcactCACAAGTCCGGCCACCGCCGTTCTCGTTTAGGGATAGTCTCGCTCGGGCGCCTGCTCGAGGCTGATCCCAGGGGCTCCGGGCTGCGCAGGGAGGGAGCCGCCTTCCGGAAGAGGACGGTGGGGCGCGAAGGAAGCCATCGCGGACTAAATAAGGGAGGCTGCAGCGGCTGCGCGTGCGCCCAGAGGCGCCGCGGGAGGGGGTGCTCTCGGGCGAGCTCTCCAGCCGCGGCCTCCGCCCCTGCGCTGTCGGGCGGGGAGGTCGGAAACCCCCTGGCGAGACCACGGGCGGACGCTTCCCGAAGAGCTGCCTGGGCTGCAGCCGCGGAAGCTGCGTTCTGGGGAGCGGGGAGCGTGCTCCGGCGCCCTCGGGCCGCTGCTGGAAGCCGGAACCGAGCCCGGGCCGCTGCCCCTTACCGGACGCCGCGCGCGCCACCGGCTCTCGGCGGGGCAGGGGCTGCTGCGAGCTCGCCGGGCGCCCTTTAG